In Candidatus Eisenbacteria bacterium, the following are encoded in one genomic region:
- a CDS encoding RNA-binding transcriptional accessory protein: MNEKHLTMMAQEFELPLGGVRATATLLMEGATIPFVARYRKEATGGFDEVEIRSIRDRLEQLTELDKRREAILKSLEERDLLTDELREQILAAETLATLEDIYLPFRPKRRTRATIAREKGLDPLAQLLLAQTAHPAIDPESEAAAFIDEEKGVLTVEEALAGARDIIAETVSEDMQARSKMRELFITQGAIQSKIVTGKEEAGAKFKDYYDWREMAAAAPSHRVLAMFRGENEGFLRLSIAPPEEAAEHLLRGIFVKGSTPASEQVALAVEDGYHRLLGPSMETEIRAEMKRRADEEAIRVFGENLRELLLAPLLGEKRVLALDPGYRTGCKVVCLDAQGGLLHNETIFPHTSKAKAQEAERAVRALCETYKIEAIAVGNGTAGRETEAFVRKLDLPSSIAIVLVNESGASVYSASDVAREEFPDHDVTVRGAVSIGRRLMDPLAELVKIDPKSIGVGQYQHDVDQTALKLSLDDSVISCVNAVGVDVNTASKQLLTYVSGLGPQLAGNILTYRRENGPFHSRMQLKKVQRLGPKAFEQCAGFLRIRDGENPLDASAVHPESYHVVEQMTRDLGCGVADLIQDASLRAQISLKKYLSDSIGMPTLKDIMDELAKPGRDPRKTFEIFNFEEGVHEIEDLTAGMKLPGIITNVTAFGAFVDVGVHQDGLVHISQLADRFIKNPAEIVKVQQRVQVTVLEVDLKRRRISLSMRKDPPIPKRREQD; the protein is encoded by the coding sequence ATGAACGAAAAACACCTCACGATGATGGCGCAAGAGTTCGAGCTGCCGTTGGGCGGCGTCCGGGCGACGGCCACGCTCCTCATGGAAGGGGCCACCATTCCCTTTGTCGCGCGGTACCGGAAGGAAGCGACCGGCGGATTCGATGAGGTTGAGATCCGCTCGATCCGGGACCGGCTCGAGCAGCTGACCGAATTGGACAAGCGGCGGGAGGCGATTCTCAAATCGCTCGAAGAGCGCGATCTGCTGACCGATGAACTGCGCGAACAAATCCTCGCCGCCGAGACACTCGCCACATTGGAGGACATTTATCTCCCCTTCCGCCCCAAACGCAGAACCCGGGCGACAATCGCCAGAGAAAAGGGGCTCGATCCTCTGGCGCAGCTTCTTCTGGCCCAGACAGCGCACCCCGCCATCGATCCTGAGAGTGAGGCCGCCGCATTCATTGACGAAGAGAAGGGTGTTTTAACCGTCGAAGAGGCTCTGGCCGGAGCGCGAGATATTATCGCCGAGACGGTCAGTGAAGATATGCAGGCCCGCTCGAAGATGCGGGAACTCTTTATAACTCAGGGCGCCATCCAGTCAAAGATTGTCACCGGCAAGGAGGAGGCCGGCGCAAAATTCAAAGATTACTACGATTGGCGGGAAATGGCCGCCGCCGCGCCGTCGCACAGAGTTCTGGCGATGTTTCGCGGCGAGAATGAGGGATTCCTCAGGCTCTCGATCGCTCCACCGGAAGAGGCGGCGGAACATCTGCTTCGGGGAATTTTTGTTAAAGGATCGACACCCGCTTCAGAGCAGGTCGCCCTCGCCGTTGAAGACGGATATCACCGCCTCCTCGGCCCGTCGATGGAAACAGAGATCCGCGCTGAAATGAAACGGCGGGCGGATGAAGAAGCGATCCGTGTCTTTGGAGAAAACCTTCGTGAACTTCTGCTCGCACCGCTGTTGGGAGAAAAGCGGGTGCTCGCCCTTGATCCCGGATACCGTACCGGCTGCAAGGTCGTCTGTCTCGATGCCCAGGGCGGCCTATTGCACAATGAGACGATCTTTCCCCACACCTCCAAGGCCAAGGCACAGGAAGCGGAGCGGGCCGTCAGGGCCCTTTGCGAGACATACAAGATTGAGGCGATCGCCGTCGGCAATGGAACGGCGGGACGCGAGACGGAAGCCTTTGTCCGCAAACTCGATCTGCCCTCCTCTATCGCCATAGTCCTCGTCAATGAATCCGGGGCTTCCGTTTATTCCGCCTCCGATGTCGCGCGGGAGGAGTTTCCGGATCATGATGTGACGGTGCGCGGCGCCGTCTCGATCGGCCGGCGGCTGATGGATCCCCTGGCGGAATTAGTAAAGATCGATCCAAAGTCGATCGGGGTGGGCCAATACCAGCATGATGTCGATCAAACGGCGCTCAAACTTAGTCTCGATGATAGCGTGATCAGCTGCGTCAATGCCGTCGGCGTTGATGTGAATACCGCCAGCAAGCAATTGTTAACCTATGTCTCAGGGCTTGGCCCACAACTGGCGGGGAATATTTTGACCTACCGCCGGGAAAACGGTCCCTTCCACTCACGAATGCAGCTAAAAAAAGTGCAACGCCTCGGCCCCAAAGCCTTTGAACAGTGCGCCGGATTTCTCAGGATACGCGATGGAGAGAACCCGCTCGACGCGAGCGCCGTTCATCCCGAGTCATATCACGTTGTCGAGCAAATGACCCGTGATCTTGGGTGCGGCGTGGCCGATTTGATACAGGACGCCTCCCTTCGCGCCCAGATCAGCTTAAAGAAATATCTTTCCGATAGTATCGGGATGCCGACCCTTAAAGACATTATGGATGAACTCGCAAAACCGGGACGTGATCCGCGCAAAACCTTTGAGATTTTTAATTTTGAAGAGGGCGTCCATGAGATCGAGGATCTAACGGCCGGGATGAAACTTCCCGGCATCATAACAAATGTTACGGCCTTCGGAGCTTTCGTGGATGTAGGGGTCCATCAAGACGGATTGGTGCATATCAGCCAGCTGGCGGACCGCTTTATCAAAAACCCCGCTGAGATTGTGAAAGTTCAACAACGCGTGCAGGTCACCGTGCTGGAAGTGGACCTGAAACGCCGGCGGATCTCGCTTTCGATGCGCAAGGACCCTCCGATCCCAAAGCGTAGAGAGCAGGATTAG
- a CDS encoding DUF4412 domain-containing protein, translating to MRKALFILMAFVIVTGAARADYVIEIEQKNPGPDGEIATTGVLYVGMDKLKFDNMGGAGGGNMDMIFRADKDLCWLINEDKSSYTVMDKEAMSALTDQMSEMMEGMKEMMANLPEDQKKMMEEQMKGKLPGAEKKEMPVVEMKKSGEKKDIYGFPCTRYDILANGGKTGEIWVTPWGKAGFDEKDFDVFKKMSKFFQGLLESNPMFQEGMSPGSAFQGFEKLDGFPVLTIELMDGKSVSESYFKSVDKKKVDDSTYEIPKGFSEENMFEK from the coding sequence ATGAGGAAAGCACTGTTTATTTTGATGGCGTTCGTGATCGTGACCGGCGCCGCAAGAGCCGATTATGTCATTGAAATTGAACAAAAGAACCCAGGTCCGGATGGTGAAATTGCGACCACCGGTGTTCTTTATGTTGGAATGGATAAGCTGAAGTTTGACAATATGGGCGGCGCGGGCGGCGGCAATATGGACATGATTTTCCGCGCCGACAAGGATCTCTGCTGGTTGATCAATGAGGACAAAAGCTCTTACACGGTCATGGATAAGGAGGCGATGAGCGCGCTGACCGATCAGATGAGCGAAATGATGGAAGGGATGAAGGAGATGATGGCTAATCTCCCCGAAGATCAGAAAAAGATGATGGAAGAACAGATGAAGGGAAAGCTGCCGGGGGCGGAGAAGAAGGAAATGCCGGTGGTCGAGATGAAGAAATCGGGAGAAAAGAAGGATATCTACGGATTTCCCTGCACGCGCTACGATATTTTGGCAAATGGCGGCAAGACCGGTGAAATCTGGGTGACGCCGTGGGGCAAGGCCGGCTTTGATGAAAAAGACTTTGATGTTTTCAAGAAGATGTCCAAATTCTTCCAAGGTTTGTTGGAATCCAACCCAATGTTCCAGGAAGGCATGAGCCCGGGGTCGGCCTTTCAGGGTTTTGAAAAGCTCGACGGTTTTCCGGTTCTGACAATTGAGCTGATGGATGGCAAGTCCGTTTCCGAAAGCTACTTCAAATCAGTGGATAAGAAGAAGGTTGATGATTCCACCTATGAGATCCCCAAGGGATTCAGCGAAGAAAATATGTTCGAGAAGTAA